AAAGCTTTTCAAGCCATGCGTTCCTTCAGCCACAAAAAGGTAATCACCCGCTAAACCCAATCCGTGTGGATTAAGCATGGTATAAGCTTTCTTAAGCTTAGGGTTATAAAGATCTTTAATATCGATTACCTGCAATTCATTTACACCATTACGGCAATTGTTTCCATTTCTTAGTGTAACAAAAGCAAACTCCTCATTGACTACTACAGGATCACAAGCCTGAACGTGCTCATAAACTGCCATACGAGTAGGGGAGTTTGGTGTGCTAGCATCATAAATATGCATTCCGTTATTTGATCCTATAAATAGCTTGTCTTCAAAAGGAAAAATGGTTTCGATTCCCCAACCTAAATCTATGGGTTTTACGAATTTGGGATCTGCAGCATTTTCCACATCAAACACATGCAAGGTGGATTCATCTACAGCGTATAAATGTTCGTTTGATAAGGTGAATCTAGCCATGGAGCCTCCCGTTCCATAACTCTGTGCAGCAGCTGAAAAATTTGCCGCAAAACTTACATTAATATCCATAAGCCATCCTCTCTCGACTTGCCAAGTAGGATTTTCAGTAGTGATAACCGTATCTTTAAAAGTAGTGATCTGCCCTGTTGCGTGGTTATACATATGCGAAAACACATCTTCCACCCTTTTAATCAATTGGATATTACCAATTTTGCTTATGTCAAAAGCCAATAAATCAACGTAATTATCTGCGTATAATATATCTCCATTAACTGCCATATCCACGTTTCCTTCGATAGGAATAAAACTTAAGTTGACAGGATTGGATGGATTGGAATTGTCTAGGATATGAATTCCTTCAGTAGGTTCATTGATAAATAGGTAATCTCCATAAATGTAGATTTTACCGGTATTATCCAATGGTCTAGCGGGTTCAGAAGTTATCACTCTTGCCCTCACATCACTCATTTCTAAATATACAGGTTGCAAAGTCCTGTAGGTGTAGGTAGATGTGTGTTCGTCATGACAAGATGAAAGGAACAAAACAGAAAGCATGAAAAGTAGGCTTTTCGCGGCGTGGAGAGGTTTCATGATGCGGTGCTTTGGTGAAATAATAAAATATAATCTGAAGACGAATCCCAATAATAATTCGCAACAGGTCTACTAAAAAGTATTTTATAAAGGTGGGAGAATTATCCGATTTCTTTATAATTCATTCAAATAATGCTATCTGGTATTGATTTCTATATTTTTTTCAATTAATAGAAATTCTTCCCTATCTGACTTTGAGACAATAAGGTTTTCTATATGATCTCCTTAGCAACTTTCATGTGAAGCTCGTTCATTTGCATGAGGGCGGCGGAACCATACCACTCTTTCAAATCCATTTTTAAAACTCCCGCTTGGATAGAAGGGTCAGTCTCTGTCAGGGATTTTGCTTCTTCGATCGATTGCACATCGAAGATATACAAGCCTCTTAAGTCCTCATTTCCAAAAAATGGTCCAGCCATGACCAACTTCCCATCTTCTGCCATCCTATTGATATTGGCCATATGGCCTTGCTGAAGTTTACTTCTCTCTTCATCTGAATAATCAGCTACTTTATCTCCCCGGTAAAGAAAGGCAATGACGTACTTCTTCATTCCGTATTGATCAGCTCCGAGTTCCTTAGCTAGTTTTTCATCGTATTCTGATTGAGCCATAGTAGCTACAGATAAGCCTGAGAGGAAGAATAGGGTTACAAGTAATCGTTTCATAACGGGAGGGGTTATCAGTTTAAGATTAAAGCAACAGTATCAGATTTGGTTCTAAGCTTGAGCCATTGAGTGAATTTTTCAGTTTCCTCTTTGCTTGGTTTTGTTGTAAACTCCGCGAATGCCACTAAAAGCGTATCTGTAGATTCACTTTCCAGATCTGTAATCAATGAATTATTTAAAGTGAATTTACGAAGTTTTGGGTGATTGACTTTTGCTTCTTGAGCAATATCATTCCCTAAATATCGAACTTCACCATAATTAGCTACTTCACTTTCCAGCAGGGCAATTCTCATGTCCTTGTCCTGTATGATCTGTTCGTTTCTTTCATAAAGATCTTTTAGAATATCCGATCGAAGTAAATTCATGTCGGTTATTCCAGCGTTATTTTGATTGATTTTGATTTCTGTATTATCCAGACCAAAACTCACTGCCTTTTCCCTGATAGTTGAAATGGTTTCCGGACCTACTTGATCACCTATCAAGTTTACTTGTATTATTTTTTCTTCAGTAGAGTAGGTATAGTTGGTGTTCAGAACCTGAGTTTTTGGGAAAATCATTTCCTGAGACACGAAGGTTTTTGCTTGCTCTTCCCAAATAGATCTTAGGACAATTCCATAGGCCAGGTAAACACTAGGTACTATGGTAATGATAGTAAAAATGGTGATATAGGTTTGAACACGTTTCTCTTTTTTCTGATCCAAAAATTCTCTTTTTGGGAATTTCATAAAGCGAACAATCAGATAAGTGGATAGACTGATGAATACTGAATTGATAAAAAATAAATAAAAAGCACCGATAAAATAGTAAAGATTTAAGGTGGCTAATCCATATCCGGCAGTGCATAGGGGAGGCATCAAAGCAGTTGCAATTGCCACCCCAGGTATGGCATTACTTTTCTCTTTTCGGGAACCTGCAATGATTCCTGCAAGCCCTCCAAATAAGGCAATCAGTACATCCCATATCGTAGGTTCTGTTCTGGCCAAAAGTTCGGATTGAGCATCGTCCAGAGGTGTGAAATTAAAGTAAATTGTTGAGGTTAAAATGGCGATAAAAACCGCCACTCCTAAGTTGCGAAGAGAGCGTTTCAAAAGCTCAAAATCATTGATGCCTGCGGCCATTCCAATCCCCATGATTGGACCCATCAAAGGGGAGATCAGCATGGCTCCAATTACTACTGCTGTGGAGTTAACATTGAGTCCGATGGAGGCCACAAAAATCGCGAAAATTAGAATCCAAAGATTGGCTCCTTTGAACTCCACGTTTTTCTTAATGTAATCGATAGTCGCAAGTTCGTCTTCCTTTCCTTCGTGTAAATCGAACCTATCTTTAAGGTAGAGTAGGCTACGGATAAACTGGTTTCGACTACTTCGTTTTGTTGTTTTTTCCTCCATTTTGGAATTGAATTTTGCACCGGCAAATTAGTGAATTTTATTATTGATAATTTCAATTTCAAAGGATTATGGATGGGATAGGCGTATTATTATATGTTGTTTTTTGGAACAGTATGTGTAGTACAATTCAACAAATCAGGGTAGAAATCATATTAATTCAATAAATTAATTAAAGTATTTCAAATAGCTGATTTATAATTGAATAAGAGTCATTTAGTCTTGTCGTAATTAGTTTAGCCTAATAAATTTAGGTGAATCTAAATAATGCGTATACCTTCCCAATGCCAATTTATTGCTCTCTGGGCGTTATTCGAATTTCAAATTCTTAGAATCAATACGTTAAAAAAAGAAAAGATGGATTTGGTTAAAGATTTGTAGATATTTGTCTTTCGAATTTTTAATAAAATTATATTTTTAATTATGGCAGTTGGCTCGAATTTGAAAGTTGTATCGATTGATGATGACAGGATTCAGCACATTCTTGTAAAGAAGAGAATGCAGATGGTGGATCCTACCATTGAAACCATTTCCTTCGACGAACCTCAAAATGCGCTGGAATGGCTTGCTGAAAATAAGGCTCATTTAATTTTAATGGATTTAAATTTTCCTGAATTATCGGGTTGGGAATTGCTCTTAGAAATTCAAAAAATTACCGAAACTCCTTTGGTGATTTTGACGGGAAATATCAGCCCATTTGAACTTCAAAAAAAAGAAGAATATCCACAGGTAATCCGACTTCTTGAGAAGCCTATTTCGGCTAGCCATATTGAAGAAATAATAAGTCAAATCGTAACCTGAAATACTCGTCAAAGAGAAGTGATTCCTTCTTCAATTAATTTGTTTTTTTGAGCTTGGATTCATCTTTGCTACTATCTTATTCTCGGCATCTCCTTGGAGTCAATTCATATTCGTATTTTACAATCGATATATTTAAAAAGGAACCTTTTTAAGAAAGTAAAGTTTTACTTAGGTTCAGTGGAAATTGATTGTCAATTTTGGGGATCATCTGAGGAAACAAAAGAAATTGCCATTTCAATACATTAATATTCCCTTTCCCAGAATATCTGGGAAGCCTTTGGAGATTTTTATTTAATTTCAAGCGATTAAATTGACTTATGGCTGGAGAAGACAGAAAGCCCTTTATTACTAAAAAAACAGATAAATTTTTTTCAGGACTAGCCAGTGCCTGGAATTTTGTGCGACGATTCTTTAAAGAAGTATTTATCCCCCCGTATGAATTAAAAGAAGTGTTTCACCAATGTTATCGCATCGGTGTAGAATCTCTTCCTTTAATTTCCCTTACTGGATTCATTGTTGGGATTGTATTTACGAATCAATCTCGCCCATCTTTATCTGAGTTTGGAGCTACCTCTTGGTTGCCTTCCTTGATTTCTATTGCCGTTGTTAGAGCAATGGGCCCATTGGTTACGGCATTGATAGCCGCTGGTAAGATGGGATCAAGCATTGGTGCAGAGATTGGTTCTATGAAAGTGACCGAGCAAATAGATGCCATGGAGGTTTCGGCAACCAATCCATTTAAGTTTTTGGTAGTAACCCGAGTATTAGCAACGACCTTTATGATACCCATATTGGTGATGTACACTGATTTTGTAGCCTTAATGGGCTCCTTCCTGAGTGTCAATGCCAATGAGATGGTGAGTATGACGACCTTTTTTGTTCAGGTTTTTGAATCAATTAGCTTCTTAGACATTACTTCCTCAGTTCTCAAATCCCTGTTATTCGGATTTACGATAGGGATTGTAGGTTGCTACAAGGGATATAATTCCTCCAAAGGAACAGAAGGTGTGGGTAGAGCTGCTAATTCAGCTGTAGTTATGGCCATGTTCCTGATATTTATTGAAGAGTTATTGGTGCTTCAAATTGTCAACGCAATAAGAATGATGTAAACCATGGAAGAAAAAGTTGTTGAAATACGCGGTTTAATGAAGTCTTTTGGGGATTTGGATGTACTTAAAGGAGTGGATCTTGATCTTTTTAAGGGAGAAAACCTGGTGGTTTTGGGAAAATCTGGCTCAGGAAAGTCTGTTTTAATCAAAATCATGGTTGGACTCCTGAAGCAAGATGAAGGGACTATGCGAGTTTTAGGAAAGGAAGTTTCTGAATTAAAAACCAAAGCATTAAACGATCTTCGTCTAAAAATTGGTTTTTCATTTCAAAACTCTGCGCTCTACGATAGTATGACTGTCAGAGAAAATATGGAGTTTCCATTGGTAAGGAATGTCAAAAACCTTACTCGTGGTGAAATCACGAAGAAAATAGAGGAGTTGCTTGACAGTGTGGGATTACCTCAGTCAATCAACCAGATGCCATCCGAACTTTCGGGTGGTCAGAAAAAAAGAATTGGAGTGGCGCGTACTTTGATCTTAAATCCAGAGATCATGCTATACGATGAACCTACTGCAGGTTTGGACCCAATCACTTGTATGGATATCAACAACCTGATCAATCAGGTACGAGAACAATATAACACCTCATCTATAGTCATTACCCATGACTTGACATGTGCCAAAGTAACCGGGGATCGGCAGGCAGTATTGCTTGACGGTCAATTTAAATCCGTCGGAAGTTTCGATGAGGTTTTTGCACATGCAGACGATAGAAGAGTTAAATCATTTTACGATTATAATTTCATTGATTCATGAAAGCTGAAAATAAACGCAATGTAATAGTTGGCATTTTTGTATTTGTAGGAATCGCCATCTTGGTAGCCGGAGTGTTGACTTTGGGAGGCCAGCAAAAGAAGTTTGTGAAGGCCATCCATTTAAAAGCTGTCTTTGATGACATTGGAGGATTGCAGGCCGGAAATAATGTATGGTTTTCAGGTGTGAAAATTGGTACAGTTAGAAAAATCAACTTTTATGGAGATTCTCAAGTAGAGATAGAAATGAATGTTGAGGAAGAGGTAGTGGAGTTTATCCGCAAGGATTCTAAAGCTACCATCAGTTCTGATGGTCTTATCGGTAATAAAATCATTGTGATTTATGGAGGTACCACCATGGCACCCCCTGTAGAAGATGGAGACAGATTAGAATCCGTGATGCCATTGGATACAGATCAAATGATGGAAACACTTCAAGTGAATAATGAGAATTTGGTGGAAATCACCAATGATCTAAAGGATTTGATTGGCAAGCTTGCAAATGGTGAAGGCATAGTAGGAGCAGTGCTAACAGATTCTACCTTGTCAGATAATTTCAAAATTATCGTGGCCAACTTGAAGCAGACTTCAGAAAATAGCAACAGAATGCTCGCTGAGATGAATACCTTCACTCAGAAGCTAAATAAAGAAGGCAATCTCTTCAACGATTTAGTGACAGATACTACCATGGCTGTAGAGATCAGAGATGCCATGGGAAGTTTGAAAGCTGCTGCTGAAAACTCAGAACAGATGACAGAAGAGCTTAAAGTTATTACTGATAAATTCAACTCTCAGGATAATTCTATTGGTGTTTTGCTCAATGATGAGGAGTTTGCGAATAACTTAAAGCAAACGATGATCAATACTGATTCTGCTACCTATAACTTAAATCGCGGATTGGAAGCTTTGGAATACACCTGGCCTTTCAAAAAAGGATTTAAGAGAAAAGCGAAAGCTGAGGAAGCAGCGAAAGAAAATAACTAAAATTAAAACCCATGAAAATGGGTTTTTTTTATGCCTTTTAAATTCCCAACAATCCGTTCTTGATTTTCTCGTTTGCTTCTTTCTTATCCTCTCCATCCACATCGAGGGATTCAGTTGTATTCTGAGAAGTGATAACCGCTTTCATACTGATAGGGAAGTGATCTGAATTGATGGAGGGCATTACTTTTAATTCGGTCAAACCAAATTGCTTGCTAAGGAATACATGATCCAAAGGCCATCTAAACAAAGGGATTTTAGCGTTATAAGTACTGAAAAGACCTCTACCTCTTCTTGGGTCAGACATTTCAGAGACTTTTAAAAACAATTCCGTCGTATAACTCCATGCCACATCATTGAGGTCTCCTATTACCAAAGAAGGGTTTTTATTTGCTTTTGCTTTCTTGCCTACAATCAAAATTTCGGCATCCCGTTCTGTACTTTTTGGGTTTTCATTTGGAACAGGTGGGGTTGGGTGAATGGCATAAACCGTGATGATTTTGCCACTTTTTAATTTGAGTTCTAATTCAATCGAAGGGATTTCATCGTCAATCAGGTATTCAATTTTTTGAGAAACAATTTCCAATCGAGTGTATAAAAGCATTCCATATGTATTATCAAGAGGGATGAGGATTTTGTTTTCATATTCTTCTTCAATTTTACTGATTCCATCTTTCCATTTTTGATCAGTTTCTACCAAAAAAACTAAGTCTGGACTCGTTTTAAGCACTAAATCCACCAGCTTGTCATAGCTTTTATTAAACTGATACACGTTACTGACCATCAGATGAATCCCATTTTCTTGATCAAATGGGACAGTTTCGATCATTTTCTTTCCGATAGGACTAAAAGTCTTTACTTGTTGAAAAAGGTGAACTGCTGCTAAAAGGAGTAGAAATAACCATGTCCATTTTTCAGAATTCTGGATTTCCAAAGGCAAGGCAAGC
Above is a window of Algoriphagus machipongonensis DNA encoding:
- a CDS encoding LVIVD repeat-containing protein, which encodes MKPLHAAKSLLFMLSVLFLSSCHDEHTSTYTYRTLQPVYLEMSDVRARVITSEPARPLDNTGKIYIYGDYLFINEPTEGIHILDNSNPSNPVNLSFIPIEGNVDMAVNGDILYADNYVDLLAFDISKIGNIQLIKRVEDVFSHMYNHATGQITTFKDTVITTENPTWQVERGWLMDINVSFAANFSAAAQSYGTGGSMARFTLSNEHLYAVDESTLHVFDVENAADPKFVKPIDLGWGIETIFPFEDKLFIGSNNGMHIYDASTPNSPTRMAVYEHVQACDPVVVNEEFAFVTLRNGNNCRNGVNELQVIDIKDLYNPKLKKAYTMLNPHGLGLAGDYLFVAEGTHGLKSFNVSNVMEIDDNQLEFLTKEKSVDLIPGPNSLIVIGPDGVCQFDYSNPSKLQKLSCIQVSNPVGVY
- a CDS encoding YciI family protein, producing MKRLLVTLFFLSGLSVATMAQSEYDEKLAKELGADQYGMKKYVIAFLYRGDKVADYSDEERSKLQQGHMANINRMAEDGKLVMAGPFFGNEDLRGLYIFDVQSIEEAKSLTETDPSIQAGVLKMDLKEWYGSAALMQMNELHMKVAKEII
- a CDS encoding TIGR00341 family protein — encoded protein: MEEKTTKRSSRNQFIRSLLYLKDRFDLHEGKEDELATIDYIKKNVEFKGANLWILIFAIFVASIGLNVNSTAVVIGAMLISPLMGPIMGIGMAAGINDFELLKRSLRNLGVAVFIAILTSTIYFNFTPLDDAQSELLARTEPTIWDVLIALFGGLAGIIAGSRKEKSNAIPGVAIATALMPPLCTAGYGLATLNLYYFIGAFYLFFINSVFISLSTYLIVRFMKFPKREFLDQKKEKRVQTYITIFTIITIVPSVYLAYGIVLRSIWEEQAKTFVSQEMIFPKTQVLNTNYTYSTEEKIIQVNLIGDQVGPETISTIREKAVSFGLDNTEIKINQNNAGITDMNLLRSDILKDLYERNEQIIQDKDMRIALLESEVANYGEVRYLGNDIAQEAKVNHPKLRKFTLNNSLITDLESESTDTLLVAFAEFTTKPSKEETEKFTQWLKLRTKSDTVALILN
- a CDS encoding response regulator, which codes for MAVGSNLKVVSIDDDRIQHILVKKRMQMVDPTIETISFDEPQNALEWLAENKAHLILMDLNFPELSGWELLLEIQKITETPLVILTGNISPFELQKKEEYPQVIRLLEKPISASHIEEIISQIVT
- a CDS encoding MlaE family ABC transporter permease; this translates as MAGEDRKPFITKKTDKFFSGLASAWNFVRRFFKEVFIPPYELKEVFHQCYRIGVESLPLISLTGFIVGIVFTNQSRPSLSEFGATSWLPSLISIAVVRAMGPLVTALIAAGKMGSSIGAEIGSMKVTEQIDAMEVSATNPFKFLVVTRVLATTFMIPILVMYTDFVALMGSFLSVNANEMVSMTTFFVQVFESISFLDITSSVLKSLLFGFTIGIVGCYKGYNSSKGTEGVGRAANSAVVMAMFLIFIEELLVLQIVNAIRMM
- a CDS encoding ABC transporter ATP-binding protein, which encodes MEEKVVEIRGLMKSFGDLDVLKGVDLDLFKGENLVVLGKSGSGKSVLIKIMVGLLKQDEGTMRVLGKEVSELKTKALNDLRLKIGFSFQNSALYDSMTVRENMEFPLVRNVKNLTRGEITKKIEELLDSVGLPQSINQMPSELSGGQKKRIGVARTLILNPEIMLYDEPTAGLDPITCMDINNLINQVREQYNTSSIVITHDLTCAKVTGDRQAVLLDGQFKSVGSFDEVFAHADDRRVKSFYDYNFIDS
- a CDS encoding MlaD family protein: MKAENKRNVIVGIFVFVGIAILVAGVLTLGGQQKKFVKAIHLKAVFDDIGGLQAGNNVWFSGVKIGTVRKINFYGDSQVEIEMNVEEEVVEFIRKDSKATISSDGLIGNKIIVIYGGTTMAPPVEDGDRLESVMPLDTDQMMETLQVNNENLVEITNDLKDLIGKLANGEGIVGAVLTDSTLSDNFKIIVANLKQTSENSNRMLAEMNTFTQKLNKEGNLFNDLVTDTTMAVEIRDAMGSLKAAAENSEQMTEELKVITDKFNSQDNSIGVLLNDEEFANNLKQTMINTDSATYNLNRGLEALEYTWPFKKGFKRKAKAEEAAKENN
- a CDS encoding endonuclease/exonuclease/phosphatase family protein; its protein translation is MPVLILRFASAFLIIATLIPFIKWDYWWIRIFDYPQLQKLVLIVICITAWLALPLEIQNSEKWTWLFLLLLAAVHLFQQVKTFSPIGKKMIETVPFDQENGIHLMVSNVYQFNKSYDKLVDLVLKTSPDLVFLVETDQKWKDGISKIEEEYENKILIPLDNTYGMLLYTRLEIVSQKIEYLIDDEIPSIELELKLKSGKIITVYAIHPTPPVPNENPKSTERDAEILIVGKKAKANKNPSLVIGDLNDVAWSYTTELFLKVSEMSDPRRGRGLFSTYNAKIPLFRWPLDHVFLSKQFGLTELKVMPSINSDHFPISMKAVITSQNTTESLDVDGEDKKEANEKIKNGLLGI